A stretch of Candidatus Poribacteria bacterium DNA encodes these proteins:
- a CDS encoding oligogalacturonate lyase family protein, with amino-acid sequence MTNYAKASVHPSELQEFQDSQTGAHIYQLTNDTSINHNLYFLTSSFTPDQKHLIFTSYRSGKPNFFKLEFPNGDIVQLTDADDIHGYSGVISKDGTELFYTQADAIKAIHLDTFEERVLAEFPDGGLGECSVSADERFIVTAMKRDDKSHITVTATDGSGGEVIYTSPDQTIIHPQFHPKHPDLIAYSGDPAPRMWTIRRDGTKNRSLYQHDNNEFLVHETFLGAKDELIVTHWPYALRRMSLDTLQMQTISDFNAWHIASNRDGTKVLCDTVHPDIGLRLVDVETGEHTPICYPESSSSGSQWKTDRYALAEDWAAAQQSGDREKALSWMEMKVDTVYGPQWTHPHPSFSPDETAVVYTSDVSGHSQVYVAVIP; translated from the coding sequence ATGACAAACTACGCAAAAGCGTCCGTTCATCCTTCGGAACTACAAGAATTCCAAGACAGCCAAACGGGCGCGCATATCTATCAACTCACAAACGATACTTCTATCAACCATAACCTCTATTTTCTGACTTCTTCATTCACGCCCGACCAAAAGCATCTCATCTTTACTTCCTACCGTTCAGGGAAACCGAATTTTTTCAAACTGGAATTTCCGAATGGCGATATTGTCCAACTGACAGATGCCGACGACATCCACGGCTACTCCGGTGTGATCTCCAAAGATGGCACCGAACTGTTTTACACGCAAGCAGACGCTATAAAGGCGATTCATCTTGATACTTTTGAGGAACGCGTGCTGGCGGAATTTCCAGATGGGGGTCTCGGTGAATGTAGTGTTAGCGCGGATGAACGGTTCATTGTAACGGCGATGAAGCGCGACGATAAATCGCACATCACCGTAACCGCTACGGATGGCAGCGGCGGCGAGGTTATCTATACGTCACCAGATCAGACGATTATCCATCCGCAGTTTCACCCGAAACACCCTGACCTCATCGCGTATTCAGGCGATCCCGCCCCCCGGATGTGGACGATTCGGCGCGATGGCACAAAAAACCGCTCGCTCTATCAACATGACAACAATGAGTTTCTTGTCCACGAGACCTTTCTCGGTGCAAAGGACGAATTAATTGTGACGCATTGGCCCTATGCGCTTCGGCGGATGTCTTTGGACACCCTCCAGATGCAGACGATTTCCGATTTCAATGCGTGGCACATCGCCAGTAATCGCGATGGAACGAAGGTCTTGTGCGATACTGTTCACCCAGATATCGGTTTGCGGTTGGTAGACGTGGAAACAGGCGAACATACGCCTATCTGTTATCCAGAAAGTTCATCCAGTGGGAGCCAGTGGAAAACGGATCGATATGCGCTCGCTGAGGATTGGGCAGCGGCACAGCAATCAGGCGATCGAGAGAAAGCCTTGAGTTGGATGGAGATGAAGGTGGACACGGTGTATGGACCGCAGTGGACGCACCCGCACCCCTCTTTTAGTCCTGATGAAACGGCTGTTGTGTATACGTCAGATGTTTCGGGGCATTCGCAGGTTTACGTTGCTGTGATTCCGTAA
- a CDS encoding type II toxin-antitoxin system HicB family antitoxin, with the protein MEYVVIFEKCGNNYGGYVPDLPGCAVVGETMEEVRQLITEAIDFHIEGLQEAGYDIPLPSFTLPVETDQGVSSELIEARI; encoded by the coding sequence ATGGAATATGTCGTTATTTTTGAAAAATGTGGAAACAACTATGGTGGATATGTCCCCGACCTTCCAGGATGTGCCGTTGTAGGTGAAACAATGGAAGAAGTACGGCAATTGATCACTGAAGCTATCGATTTTCATATTGAAGGACTACAAGAAGCTGGTTATGATATTCCATTGCCATCGTTTACGTTGCCCGTTGAAACCGATCAAGGTGTGTCATCCGAATTAATTGAGGCACGGATTTAG